From Acidithiobacillus sp., the proteins below share one genomic window:
- a CDS encoding aspartate-semialdehyde dehydrogenase, with the protein MQKSRYNVAILGATGAVGEVMLQILEQRKFPVDKLYLLASSHSAGGRLPFNGKQVLVQDAATFDWSQADIGLFSAGARVSAEYAPKAVAAGCVVIDNTSQFRYDDDIPLVVPEVNPQRIADYRRHGIIANPNCSTIQMLLALKPIADAVGIERVVVATYQAVSGAGKRAIEELGQQTLAIFRHEEGGAEVFPKRIAFNCLPQIDVFQDNGYTKEEMKMLWETRKILEIPDIALTATCVRVPVFYGHSEAVNVVTRAPITPDAVRALLEEAPGVIVMDDRGTGAWPSALDVAGQDATYVGRIRGDCSHERGINFWVVADNIRKGAALNSVQIAELLIRDYL; encoded by the coding sequence ATGCAAAAATCACGTTACAACGTAGCTATTCTGGGCGCTACCGGCGCCGTCGGTGAGGTGATGCTGCAGATTCTGGAGCAGCGAAAGTTTCCGGTGGATAAACTCTACCTGCTGGCCAGCAGCCACTCGGCGGGCGGACGTCTGCCATTTAATGGCAAACAGGTGCTGGTACAGGATGCGGCGACTTTCGACTGGTCGCAGGCCGATATCGGGCTGTTTTCCGCTGGTGCCAGGGTCAGCGCGGAATACGCCCCCAAGGCAGTGGCTGCCGGCTGTGTGGTCATCGACAACACCTCCCAGTTCCGTTATGACGATGACATCCCGCTGGTGGTGCCCGAAGTCAATCCGCAGCGGATTGCCGATTACCGGCGCCACGGCATTATCGCCAACCCTAATTGCTCGACTATCCAGATGCTGCTGGCACTCAAGCCTATTGCCGATGCGGTGGGCATCGAGCGGGTGGTGGTCGCGACCTATCAAGCGGTCAGTGGTGCGGGCAAGCGGGCCATTGAAGAACTGGGGCAGCAAACCCTGGCGATTTTCCGTCATGAAGAGGGGGGCGCCGAGGTGTTCCCCAAACGGATTGCCTTTAATTGCCTGCCCCAGATTGATGTTTTCCAGGATAACGGCTACACCAAGGAAGAGATGAAGATGCTCTGGGAGACCCGTAAAATCCTGGAGATTCCAGATATCGCTCTGACCGCTACCTGTGTACGGGTGCCGGTGTTTTACGGCCATTCCGAAGCAGTCAACGTGGTAACCCGCGCGCCAATTACGCCAGATGCCGTCCGCGCGCTGCTGGAAGAGGCCCCGGGCGTCATCGTCATGGATGATCGTGGCACGGGCGCATGGCCTTCAGCACTGGATGTGGCGGGGCAGGATGCTACCTATGTAGGCCGCATTCGCGGTGACTGCTCGCATGAACGCGGAATCAATTTTTGGGTAGTAGCAGACAATATTCGCAAAGGGGCCGCGCTGAACAGTGTACAGATTGCAGAGTTGCTGATTCGCGACTATTTATAG
- the glp gene encoding gephyrin-like molybdotransferase Glp: MAHCCGGNEPDSLAKSVADARDAILTASLPVQGTENIHLGHALGRVLATDMHAPANVPAWSNSAMDGYALRSVDGDAVRRIIGQSFAGHPFKGHVGADECVRIMTGAVVPEGADAVLIQEQAELHADQVTPQAVSNTGANIRQPGEDLQAGALALEAGTWLRPAQIGLLASLGVAELAVYRRLRVAFFSTGDELRPLGSVLGPGQIYDSNRYALHGMLQRLDCEILDLGRIADDPEQIEEALHRAATMADMVISTGGVSVGDADYIAELLGRLGTINFWKINMKPGRPLAFGQLGNAIFFGLPGNPVSTIMTFYQFVRPSILKRMGKTAPWTAPLLQLPLAEDLQKKGGRTDFQRGRLLQTPSGLQVTGIGQQASHIMSGMAHADCLIILAAEAGHAKAGSLVDVQLLEGLV; encoded by the coding sequence ATGGCTCACTGTTGTGGTGGTAACGAACCTGATTCCCTGGCTAAAAGTGTCGCCGACGCACGGGATGCCATCCTCACGGCCAGCCTGCCGGTACAGGGTACCGAAAATATCCATCTCGGCCATGCGCTGGGACGGGTACTGGCCACAGATATGCATGCCCCTGCCAACGTGCCCGCCTGGTCCAATTCGGCCATGGATGGCTACGCCCTGCGCAGCGTTGACGGCGATGCCGTACGGCGCATCATCGGCCAGTCTTTTGCCGGACATCCCTTCAAGGGGCATGTCGGTGCCGACGAGTGTGTACGTATTATGACCGGTGCCGTGGTCCCGGAAGGCGCGGATGCCGTGCTCATTCAGGAGCAGGCAGAACTCCACGCTGATCAGGTCACGCCGCAAGCGGTCAGCAATACGGGAGCAAATATCCGCCAGCCCGGTGAGGACCTACAGGCCGGAGCCCTGGCCCTGGAAGCGGGAACCTGGCTGCGTCCCGCCCAAATCGGACTGCTCGCCAGTTTAGGTGTGGCTGAACTCGCCGTGTATCGCCGTCTACGGGTCGCATTTTTCTCTACCGGCGATGAGTTGCGCCCACTGGGCAGCGTGCTGGGTCCAGGACAAATCTACGACAGTAACCGTTACGCCCTGCACGGCATGCTGCAACGCCTCGATTGTGAAATTCTTGATCTCGGCCGTATCGCCGACGATCCAGAGCAGATCGAAGAGGCGCTGCACCGCGCCGCAACCATGGCCGATATGGTGATCAGCACCGGCGGCGTCTCCGTGGGAGACGCCGACTACATCGCCGAACTCCTCGGTCGCCTCGGCACCATCAATTTCTGGAAAATAAACATGAAACCCGGGCGTCCTCTGGCTTTCGGACAACTCGGCAACGCCATCTTCTTCGGCCTGCCCGGCAACCCCGTCTCCACCATAATGACTTTTTACCAGTTTGTACGTCCCAGCATCCTCAAGCGCATGGGCAAAACGGCCCCCTGGACCGCTCCGCTGCTACAGCTTCCTTTGGCAGAGGATCTCCAGAAAAAGGGGGGGCGCACCGATTTCCAGCGCGGTCGGCTGCTGCAGACCCCCAGCGGACTACAGGTGACGGGGATTGGTCAGCAGGCCTCCCATATCATGAGTGGAATGGCCCATGCCGACTGCCTGATCATTCTCGCGGCCGAAGCGGGGCATGCCAAGGCGGGCAGTCTGGTCGATGTACAGTTGCTGGAAGGACTTGTCTAG
- the leuB gene encoding 3-isopropylmalate dehydrogenase produces the protein MKKIAIFAGDGIGPEIVAAARQVLDAVDQAAHLGLQCTEGLVGGAALDTSDDPLPAASLQLAMAADAVILGAVGGPRWDAYPPAKRPEQGLLRLRKGLDLYANLRPAQIFPQLLDASPLRPELVRDVDILVVRELTGDIYFGQPRGLEVVDGKRRGFNTMVYDEDEIRRIAHVAFRAAQGRRKQLCSVDKANVLETTRLWREVVTEVARGYPDVQLSHMYVDNAAMQLIRAPAQFDVLLTGNMFGDILSDEASQLTGSIGMLPSASLGEGRAMYEPIHGSAPDIAGQDKANPLATILSMAMMLRHSLNAEPWAQRVEAAVQRVLDQGLRTADIAAPGAPVIGTKAMGAAVVDALNLKD, from the coding sequence ATGAAAAAAATAGCCATCTTCGCCGGTGACGGCATTGGTCCGGAAATCGTGGCGGCTGCCCGACAAGTGCTGGATGCCGTGGATCAGGCCGCCCACCTTGGCCTGCAGTGCACCGAAGGCTTGGTGGGCGGGGCCGCGCTGGACACCAGCGATGATCCCTTGCCAGCAGCTTCTTTGCAGTTGGCCATGGCGGCTGATGCGGTCATTTTGGGCGCGGTGGGCGGCCCCCGCTGGGACGCGTATCCACCCGCCAAACGCCCGGAACAGGGACTGCTGCGCTTGCGCAAAGGCCTGGACCTCTATGCGAACCTGCGTCCCGCGCAGATTTTTCCGCAGTTGCTGGATGCCTCGCCCCTACGTCCGGAACTGGTGCGCGATGTCGATATCCTGGTGGTGCGCGAGCTGACCGGGGATATCTACTTCGGCCAGCCGCGCGGTCTGGAGGTTGTCGACGGCAAGCGCCGCGGCTTTAACACCATGGTCTATGACGAGGATGAAATTCGCCGTATCGCCCATGTGGCCTTCCGCGCTGCCCAGGGGCGCCGCAAACAGTTGTGCTCGGTGGATAAGGCCAATGTCCTGGAAACCACACGTTTGTGGCGCGAGGTGGTCACCGAAGTGGCGCGGGGCTATCCCGATGTGCAGCTCAGCCACATGTATGTGGATAATGCCGCCATGCAATTGATCCGCGCCCCGGCACAGTTCGACGTGCTGTTGACCGGCAACATGTTCGGCGACATTCTTTCCGACGAAGCCAGTCAGTTGACCGGATCCATCGGCATGTTGCCCTCGGCGTCACTGGGCGAGGGGCGGGCGATGTATGAGCCTATTCATGGCTCGGCGCCGGACATCGCCGGGCAGGACAAGGCGAATCCCTTGGCCACGATTCTGTCCATGGCGATGATGCTGCGGCATTCCCTCAATGCCGAACCCTGGGCACAGCGGGTGGAGGCGGCGGTGCAGCGGGTGCTGGATCAGGGCCTGCGCACCGCGGATATCGCGGCGCCGGGGGCACCGGTGATCGGCACCAAAGCCATGGGTGCCGCAGTGGTCGACGCCCTGAACCTCAAGGATTGA
- the mobB gene encoding molybdopterin-guanine dinucleotide biosynthesis protein B produces MKTLCVIGYSGSGKTTLLCALIPLLRGYGLKVAVVKSTHHDVDWDVPGKDSYRLREAGADAVLLQGPKRWFMTRPAPAEVNLETIRASLQPPPDLLLMEGNKALAVPKIEVHRPGLGRPPLAADDPCIMAVATDSVLDLPCVQLDLNAPSAIAQFIWQWIKKGD; encoded by the coding sequence ATGAAAACGCTCTGTGTAATAGGATATAGCGGTAGCGGTAAGACCACCCTGCTCTGCGCCCTGATTCCCCTGCTGCGCGGATATGGACTGAAGGTCGCCGTCGTCAAGTCGACCCATCATGATGTGGACTGGGACGTACCGGGAAAAGACAGTTACCGTTTACGGGAGGCAGGTGCAGATGCCGTATTACTGCAGGGTCCGAAACGCTGGTTTATGACCAGACCTGCTCCGGCAGAAGTCAACCTGGAAACCATCAGGGCCAGCCTGCAACCACCGCCAGACCTTCTCCTGATGGAGGGGAACAAGGCACTGGCGGTGCCGAAAATCGAAGTGCACCGGCCAGGTCTCGGGCGTCCCCCGCTTGCGGCAGATGACCCCTGTATCATGGCTGTGGCAACAGATAGCGTTCTGGACCTTCCCTGCGTTCAACTGGATCTGAATGCGCCGTCCGCCATCGCGCAATTCATCTGGCAATGGATAAAAAAGGGAGATTAA
- a CDS encoding phospholipase D family protein has protein sequence MTGLKRSSMVLVCGLLLASFAAGAQADGSGSGWQSLKNWGQNQWSAATAALPHTPVTVPAQGTIEVAFSPPGGATSAIVQAIGEAKQRVWVQAYSFTSAPIAKAVLNAAKRGVEVKVVLDKSQRTQKYSVADFFANQGVPVYIDDQHAIAHNKVMVIDSGTLITGSFNFSKAAEQANAENLLIFRGNPALQQLYADNFRFHLSHSTPYTARHGLD, from the coding sequence ATGACTGGACTGAAGCGGTCGAGCATGGTGCTGGTTTGTGGATTGTTGCTGGCGTCTTTTGCCGCAGGGGCACAGGCCGATGGGTCTGGATCCGGCTGGCAATCGCTGAAAAACTGGGGGCAAAATCAGTGGTCAGCGGCCACCGCCGCACTGCCGCACACACCCGTAACGGTGCCAGCGCAAGGGACGATTGAAGTGGCTTTTTCGCCGCCTGGTGGAGCGACATCGGCCATCGTGCAGGCGATTGGCGAGGCGAAGCAACGGGTCTGGGTGCAAGCCTATAGCTTCACCAGCGCGCCGATAGCCAAGGCCGTGCTCAATGCCGCCAAAAGAGGTGTCGAGGTAAAGGTGGTGCTGGACAAGAGTCAGCGCACCCAGAAATATTCGGTGGCCGATTTTTTCGCTAACCAGGGTGTGCCCGTTTACATTGATGACCAGCACGCTATTGCCCATAACAAGGTGATGGTGATCGATTCGGGAACGCTGATCACGGGCAGCTTTAATTTCAGCAAGGCGGCAGAGCAGGCCAACGCCGAAAATCTCCTGATATTTCGGGGAAATCCTGCGCTACAGCAACTCTATGCGGACAACTTCCGCTTTCATCTCAGCCACTCGACGCCCTACACGGCACGTCACGGCCTGGATTAG
- the mobA gene encoding molybdenum cofactor guanylyltransferase MobA encodes MDPPISALAPANTPDTRDAQQRLPITGIILAGGAGRRLGGADKGWLDWQGKPLIERAIAILHGDCADIVISANRNLDRYAQWEHPVVSDLTADFQGPLMGLAAGMHAATQAWVASIPVDSPYLPEDIVRRMWQAKGGHDLVVVRSADHWHAVICLCRCDLLPQLQRYLNDGGRRAQGWFQDRSFAGLTLPADLLRNCNHPEDMA; translated from the coding sequence GTGGACCCACCCATCAGCGCTTTGGCACCCGCAAATACTCCCGATACGCGGGATGCACAACAACGGCTACCGATCACTGGAATCATTCTGGCCGGTGGCGCCGGGCGTCGCCTGGGCGGCGCGGATAAAGGCTGGCTGGACTGGCAGGGGAAACCCCTGATCGAGCGGGCCATCGCCATCCTGCACGGGGATTGTGCCGACATCGTCATCAGCGCCAACCGCAATCTGGACCGTTATGCGCAATGGGAACATCCCGTCGTCTCCGATTTGACGGCAGACTTTCAGGGCCCGCTCATGGGCCTGGCCGCCGGAATGCATGCCGCGACGCAAGCCTGGGTAGCCAGCATCCCGGTCGACAGTCCCTATTTACCCGAGGATATCGTACGCCGTATGTGGCAGGCCAAAGGCGGGCATGACCTGGTGGTGGTGCGCAGCGCCGACCATTGGCATGCGGTGATCTGCCTGTGTCGCTGCGATCTGCTGCCCCAGCTACAGCGTTATCTGAACGACGGCGGGCGGCGAGCGCAAGGCTGGTTCCAGGACCGCTCTTTTGCCGGTCTTACCCTGCCCGCCGACCTGCTGCGTAACTGCAATCATCCCGAGGATATGGCATGA
- a CDS encoding EAL domain-containing protein encodes MTIRIAAVRNDLHDKAQVAGQAIADGVAEQINAHFKDAPNRLLGTPSYARSDHAWVVTMRDRVKTSKGHMRGFIDSPFVLSNLGSIRISPLIQAVVLSLPDGKTVSIWKDGHWNPPGTPLSSPAGQITLPVPGIPLMVKAQWDGATLNHLFWKNERPYLPIEFLLLLIIAVVYRGTHIAYRNLIRLQEYQAIALQVQQSLIKLQSPEEMHRLVVESIVQKTNAIGAYIAVPDTHTEYFRVTTVCADEPALEQCLAQLKISKDAVNFSYGELVPKRCYPQRIPLGPQDPQKHQAMAEIQKTIPALQRIRSIMVYPVFACDYAEPSAILVIASDDSRYFNGALQNLLAQMVQSMSAALTLIWNHQQLMEVSEKNEALLKNASDGIHILDENGVLLEASYQFCDMLGYAGDEMIGMHVAQWYAEKNAEELLENIAQQFAMQEPLRFEARFQRKDGTIIDVEINGLPVQIQGQWVLFDSARAITERKVLEASLQRSLEHQQQLTSFNILLSEVNQTIARADCESVLLHNICTLAVQHTNMRLVWVGKPDAQGTFQILAQAGETTYLEGIRISSRDDLPEGLGPAGRVWRKPEKIFGSVFSMGSDMVPWQEHAARFGIEESATLPLYRAGVLWALLSFYWGKECVFDEDTQNILEAIGRDISFGLDRIDLARQEHATSAFNAALLNSLTAGVNVVRYPECVVERANARILEIYGISSMEDMIGHSAYEFHPDMDTMQKVEELSGAVLAQGNGILRDVPYRCLDGTVIYIDLSGQKVLTGGGEPERIVWTHVDATERHWNEETIRQLNATQESLLANTITGIYLEQYPERIIREVNQGFLAILGYQNAQDVLGHSTQEICPNGESSPKIAHLAQEILAQGGASIKDVAVKRRDGRMIYVDVSGQRLMTDPEHPLVVWTAVDVTERHQLMEDLSRQSMTDLLTALPNRRALDMEVDRAIARADRNQKLLAVCMVDLDSFKPVNDTYGHEAGDVVLVALGKRLTASLRKSDFVARLGGDEFVLLIEDLDHLDTLAPIMDKIGDISREPIPLDDGQMVQIGLSMGVAIYPFVDGDNSDILLRLADQALYESKANKADRRQFWMIYGHEISKHLNGYQKLLHEDGLRVFYQPLLDNRSRRIVGMEALARLQDADGRIITPMEFLPHFNEGDLYDLTRQVLFQTLTDIQRIDAEGPGDARFWASVNLHPSSLNERCLACLQDALAEIPINPQRITFEILEGGEFLNTEDAVGQLEDLRALGVRVALDDIGSAYSSLLRLKTLPVDEIKLDQGFVRTLEHCPEDLYFVITMQELAENFGVSLVVEGVETEDILDALTMLDVEMFQGYAIARPLPLEELLQFLRHPPKTQREHPTSLLGLYAELITHNAIFKNAIRQDPRLVSYMPLADASTCHITKNLQRLGFAEGSTIDLLHREYHRAMAAMNLRIITSPKENDRISVQTAERRLLDAVIAEYKKIKGNHLNCGANYMTN; translated from the coding sequence ATGACCATCAGAATTGCGGCGGTCCGCAATGATCTGCACGATAAGGCGCAGGTGGCTGGACAAGCCATCGCGGATGGGGTGGCAGAGCAAATAAATGCGCATTTTAAAGATGCACCGAATCGCCTGTTGGGAACTCCCTCTTACGCCAGGAGTGATCATGCCTGGGTGGTTACCATGCGGGACCGCGTTAAGACAAGCAAAGGACATATGCGGGGATTTATCGATTCTCCGTTCGTTCTATCAAATTTGGGCAGCATTCGCATCTCGCCGTTGATCCAGGCGGTCGTCCTGAGTTTGCCTGATGGTAAGACCGTTTCCATTTGGAAGGATGGCCATTGGAACCCACCCGGAACCCCCTTGTCCTCGCCCGCCGGACAAATCACGTTGCCGGTACCGGGTATCCCACTGATGGTCAAAGCCCAGTGGGATGGGGCCACGTTGAATCATCTTTTTTGGAAGAATGAGCGACCGTATCTGCCTATCGAGTTTCTGCTTCTCCTGATCATAGCGGTCGTGTATAGAGGTACCCATATTGCCTATAGGAATCTGATCCGCCTACAAGAATACCAGGCAATAGCTCTCCAGGTTCAGCAGTCGCTTATCAAGCTGCAGAGTCCGGAGGAGATGCATCGGCTGGTAGTAGAGAGCATTGTGCAAAAAACGAATGCTATCGGTGCTTATATCGCTGTCCCCGATACACACACAGAATATTTTCGGGTCACTACGGTTTGCGCCGATGAACCGGCCCTGGAGCAATGTCTGGCGCAATTGAAGATTTCCAAGGATGCGGTAAATTTCTCCTACGGGGAGCTGGTACCTAAACGCTGCTATCCGCAAAGAATCCCTTTGGGTCCGCAAGATCCGCAAAAGCATCAGGCGATGGCGGAAATTCAGAAGACCATCCCAGCATTACAGCGTATCCGCAGCATTATGGTGTATCCGGTTTTCGCCTGCGACTATGCAGAGCCCAGCGCGATTCTGGTGATCGCGAGTGATGACTCGAGGTATTTTAATGGGGCGCTGCAAAATCTGTTGGCACAGATGGTTCAATCCATGAGTGCGGCGCTCACGCTGATCTGGAATCATCAGCAACTTATGGAAGTTTCAGAGAAAAACGAAGCGCTACTGAAAAACGCGAGCGACGGCATTCATATTCTTGATGAAAACGGCGTACTCCTGGAGGCCAGTTATCAGTTTTGCGATATGTTGGGTTACGCTGGCGACGAAATGATCGGCATGCATGTAGCTCAGTGGTATGCGGAGAAAAACGCCGAAGAGCTTTTGGAGAACATCGCGCAACAATTCGCCATGCAAGAGCCTCTGCGCTTTGAAGCCCGCTTTCAGCGCAAGGATGGAACCATTATTGATGTGGAGATCAATGGTTTACCCGTTCAGATTCAGGGCCAGTGGGTATTATTTGACTCTGCCCGGGCTATTACCGAGCGCAAGGTGCTGGAAGCATCCTTGCAGCGGAGTCTGGAGCATCAGCAACAGTTAACCAGTTTCAACATCCTGCTCAGTGAGGTGAACCAGACGATTGCCAGAGCGGATTGTGAATCTGTATTGCTCCATAATATTTGCACGCTCGCGGTTCAGCACACCAATATGCGCCTTGTTTGGGTCGGCAAACCTGATGCGCAGGGGACTTTCCAGATACTGGCCCAGGCTGGGGAAACCACCTATCTGGAGGGGATCCGGATATCCAGCCGTGACGATTTGCCGGAGGGCCTTGGTCCGGCGGGTAGAGTCTGGCGGAAGCCGGAAAAAATCTTTGGCTCAGTGTTTTCCATGGGTTCGGATATGGTGCCTTGGCAGGAGCATGCCGCGCGATTCGGCATTGAGGAGAGCGCTACACTTCCCCTCTACCGGGCAGGCGTATTGTGGGCCCTGCTTTCTTTTTACTGGGGTAAGGAGTGTGTCTTTGACGAGGACACACAGAATATTTTGGAAGCGATTGGTAGGGATATCAGTTTTGGCTTGGATCGCATTGATCTCGCACGACAGGAACATGCGACCTCCGCCTTTAATGCGGCGTTACTCAATAGCCTGACAGCGGGAGTGAATGTCGTGCGTTATCCCGAATGCGTGGTAGAGAGGGCTAATGCGCGAATACTGGAGATTTATGGCATCTCGTCCATGGAAGATATGATAGGACATTCCGCATACGAGTTTCACCCGGATATGGACACCATGCAAAAGGTCGAGGAATTATCCGGAGCAGTTCTTGCACAGGGTAATGGTATATTGCGCGATGTGCCTTATCGGTGTCTGGATGGGACCGTTATTTATATCGACTTGTCCGGACAAAAAGTGCTCACGGGCGGCGGCGAGCCAGAACGGATCGTCTGGACCCACGTGGACGCCACGGAACGTCATTGGAACGAAGAGACTATCCGTCAATTGAACGCCACCCAGGAGTCTCTGCTTGCCAATACGATCACCGGTATCTATCTGGAGCAATATCCCGAGCGGATCATCCGTGAGGTGAATCAAGGATTCTTGGCTATTCTGGGCTATCAGAATGCGCAGGATGTCCTCGGTCATTCTACGCAGGAGATTTGTCCTAACGGCGAGAGTAGCCCAAAAATAGCGCATCTCGCGCAGGAAATTCTGGCGCAGGGTGGCGCATCCATAAAAGATGTTGCGGTAAAACGCAGGGATGGCCGGATGATTTATGTGGATGTGTCAGGTCAGCGGTTGATGACTGATCCTGAGCATCCGCTTGTTGTTTGGACAGCGGTAGATGTCACCGAGCGCCATCAACTCATGGAGGATTTGTCTCGTCAGTCGATGACAGATTTATTGACCGCTCTCCCAAATCGTCGCGCGCTGGATATGGAGGTGGATCGCGCCATCGCACGTGCAGATCGCAACCAAAAGCTCCTGGCCGTGTGCATGGTGGATCTGGATAGCTTCAAGCCTGTCAATGATACCTATGGTCATGAGGCCGGAGACGTGGTGCTGGTGGCCTTGGGTAAACGGTTGACGGCGTCCTTGCGCAAATCCGACTTTGTCGCCCGTTTGGGTGGAGATGAATTTGTGCTGTTAATTGAAGATCTGGACCATTTAGATACTTTGGCACCCATCATGGATAAAATCGGAGATATCAGTCGTGAGCCGATCCCGCTGGACGATGGACAAATGGTGCAAATAGGGCTGAGCATGGGGGTCGCCATCTACCCTTTCGTGGATGGAGATAATTCGGACATCCTCCTGCGCTTGGCCGACCAGGCGCTTTATGAATCCAAGGCAAATAAAGCGGATCGCCGTCAGTTCTGGATGATCTACGGACATGAGATTTCAAAACATCTCAACGGCTATCAGAAACTGCTTCATGAGGATGGCCTTCGGGTCTTTTACCAACCGCTTCTCGATAACCGTTCGCGCCGGATCGTCGGTATGGAGGCCTTGGCACGTTTACAGGATGCCGATGGACGCATCATCACACCAATGGAATTTTTGCCCCATTTCAACGAGGGCGACCTTTACGATCTGACACGGCAGGTGCTTTTCCAGACCTTGACGGATATCCAGCGCATAGATGCAGAAGGCCCCGGGGATGCGCGCTTCTGGGCTTCAGTGAACCTGCATCCCTCCTCATTGAACGAGCGCTGCCTCGCTTGTCTGCAGGACGCCCTGGCGGAAATTCCTATAAATCCTCAGCGTATCACCTTCGAGATTCTGGAGGGCGGCGAATTCCTGAATACCGAGGATGCCGTAGGGCAACTGGAGGATCTGCGTGCCTTAGGTGTGCGCGTTGCCTTGGATGACATTGGCAGCGCTTATTCCTCGCTTTTGCGTCTGAAAACCCTGCCGGTGGACGAAATCAAGTTGGATCAAGGTTTTGTGCGCACCTTGGAGCATTGCCCGGAAGATCTGTATTTCGTGATTACGATGCAGGAACTCGCTGAAAACTTCGGGGTCAGTCTTGTAGTAGAGGGCGTGGAAACGGAGGATATATTAGATGCGTTGACCATGCTGGATGTGGAAATGTTCCAGGGTTATGCCATCGCGAGGCCCCTGCCCTTAGAGGAGCTGCTCCAATTCTTAAGGCATCCTCCTAAGACACAACGTGAGCATCCAACGAGCCTTCTCGGGCTCTATGCCGAGCTAATCACGCATAACGCAATCTTTAAAAATGCCATTCGGCAGGATCCGCGGTTGGTGAGCTATATGCCTCTGGCGGATGCGAGCACTTGTCATATCACAAAAAATCTACAGCGATTGGGGTTTGCGGAGGGTAGCACCATAGATCTTCTGCATAGGGAGTACCATCGGGCTATGGCAGCCATGAATTTACGGATCATAACCTCGCCTAAAGAGAATGACAGGATTTCAGTGCAAACAGCAGAACGTCGTCTGTTGGATGCCGTGATCGCGGAATACAAAAAAATAAAAGGCAACCATCTCAATTGCGGCGCTAACTATATGACTAATTGA
- a CDS encoding SCP2 sterol-binding domain-containing protein, translated as MFKKMTIAAILGLGLAGSTIAVAADAPTAAAISTAQAPAAAPDFMSSAWAQSLCTAWNNSSTLTKKLAGSWAKNNGGKGYKVMELSDSDMKTTPPVQLEIALKGGKAECIYGGPIKVTKLNYSYDYKMWATTHNWHHMGSPMMAMMWGDLKFKGPKIEAMENMGPFAAFLKLIKDVPATVPAS; from the coding sequence ATGTTCAAAAAAATGACAATAGCTGCCATCTTGGGGCTTGGTTTAGCGGGGTCGACGATAGCTGTGGCGGCGGACGCCCCGACTGCAGCAGCAATTAGCACTGCCCAGGCTCCCGCCGCTGCTCCGGATTTCATGTCCTCTGCCTGGGCGCAAAGTCTCTGCACAGCATGGAACAACAGCTCGACATTGACCAAAAAGCTGGCCGGTTCCTGGGCCAAAAACAATGGTGGCAAAGGCTACAAAGTGATGGAACTCTCCGACTCCGACATGAAAACCACTCCGCCTGTACAGCTCGAAATCGCTCTGAAGGGAGGCAAAGCCGAGTGCATCTACGGCGGCCCCATCAAAGTCACCAAACTTAACTACAGTTACGACTACAAGATGTGGGCTACTACCCATAACTGGCACCATATGGGTTCGCCCATGATGGCCATGATGTGGGGTGACTTGAAGTTCAAGGGTCCAAAAATAGAAGCCATGGAAAACATGGGTCCATTTGCTGCTTTCCTGAAACTCATCAAGGACGTGCCCGCAACGGTTCCAGCCTCCTGA